The following proteins are co-located in the Micromonospora tarapacensis genome:
- the hisB gene encoding imidazoleglycerol-phosphate dehydratase HisB: MSRTARVERITKETKVLVEVDLDGTGAAEISTGVGFYDHMLHQIARHGGFDLTVRTVGDLEIDAHHTMEDTALALGAAFDQALGDKAGIRRYGSATVPMDEVLVRAAVDLSGRPYVVHDEPPLAPYIGPVYPTSMTRHLWESFGQAARITLHVDVLRAARPGGHPDAHHVVEAQFKAVSRALREATAVDPRAAGAIPSTKGAL, from the coding sequence ATGAGCCGGACCGCCCGGGTGGAGCGGATCACCAAGGAGACCAAGGTCCTGGTCGAGGTCGATCTGGACGGCACCGGAGCTGCCGAGATCAGCACCGGGGTCGGCTTCTACGACCACATGCTGCACCAGATCGCCCGGCACGGCGGCTTCGACCTGACCGTGCGGACCGTGGGTGACCTTGAGATCGACGCCCACCACACGATGGAGGACACCGCCCTGGCCCTCGGCGCGGCGTTCGACCAGGCGCTGGGGGACAAGGCCGGCATCCGGCGGTACGGCTCGGCCACCGTGCCCATGGACGAGGTGCTGGTCCGGGCCGCCGTCGACCTGTCCGGCCGGCCGTACGTCGTGCACGACGAGCCGCCGCTGGCGCCGTACATCGGGCCGGTCTACCCGACCAGCATGACCCGGCACCTCTGGGAGTCCTTCGGCCAGGCAGCCCGGATCACCCTGCACGTGGACGTGTTGCGGGCGGCCCGCCCGGGCGGGCACCCGGACGCCCACCACGTGGTGGAGGCGCAGTTCAAGGCGGTGTCCCGGGCGCTGCGGGAGGCCACCGCGGTGGATCCCCGGGCGGCCGGGGCGATCCCGAGCACCAAGGGCGCGCTGTGA
- a CDS encoding histidinol-phosphate transaminase has product MTALDDLPIREDLRGRSPYGAPQLDVPVRLNTNENSYPVPEAVVEAIGKAVTAELRDLNRYPDRDALALRADLAGYLGHGLTVEGVWAANGSNEIQQQLLQAFGGPGRSALGFAPAYSMHPLLALGTGTRWVPARRGVDFGLTADEAVAQVREHRPDVVFLCSPNNPTGTALDPAVIAAVLAVAPGMVVVDEAYVEFARPGTVSALAVLPGHPRLVVTRTMSKAFGFAGGRLGYLAADPAVVAAVQLVRLPYHLSALTQAAARAALAHRDALLGTVAAIMRQRDRIVSELRRRRLRVADSDANFVLYEVGGDQSVAWRAMLAHGVLVRDVGLPGWLRVTAGTPAETDAFLTAIDRIEREGPVAPQSPRMKGTP; this is encoded by the coding sequence ATGACCGCCCTGGACGACCTGCCGATCCGCGAGGACCTGCGGGGGCGCTCGCCGTACGGTGCGCCGCAGCTGGACGTGCCGGTGCGGCTCAACACCAACGAGAACTCCTACCCGGTGCCGGAGGCCGTGGTCGAGGCGATCGGCAAGGCGGTCACGGCCGAGCTGCGCGATCTCAACCGCTACCCGGACCGGGACGCGCTGGCGTTGCGCGCCGACCTGGCCGGGTACCTCGGCCACGGGCTCACCGTCGAGGGTGTGTGGGCGGCGAACGGCTCCAACGAGATTCAGCAACAGCTGCTCCAGGCGTTCGGCGGGCCGGGGCGCAGCGCGCTCGGCTTCGCCCCGGCGTACTCGATGCACCCGCTGCTGGCGCTGGGCACCGGCACCCGATGGGTGCCCGCCCGCCGCGGCGTCGACTTCGGGCTCACCGCCGACGAGGCGGTCGCCCAGGTCCGTGAGCACCGGCCCGACGTGGTCTTCCTCTGCTCGCCGAACAACCCCACCGGCACCGCGCTCGACCCCGCGGTGATCGCCGCGGTGCTCGCCGTCGCGCCCGGGATGGTGGTGGTCGACGAGGCGTACGTGGAGTTCGCCCGGCCGGGCACGGTGAGCGCCCTGGCGGTGCTGCCGGGGCATCCGCGGCTGGTGGTGACCCGGACGATGAGCAAGGCGTTCGGCTTCGCCGGTGGTCGGCTGGGTTATCTGGCGGCCGACCCGGCGGTGGTGGCGGCGGTGCAGCTGGTTCGCCTGCCGTACCACCTCTCCGCGCTCACCCAGGCCGCCGCCCGGGCCGCGCTGGCGCACCGCGACGCGCTGCTCGGCACGGTTGCCGCGATCATGCGGCAGCGCGACCGGATCGTCAGCGAGCTGCGCCGTCGCCGCCTGCGGGTCGCCGACAGCGACGCCAATTTCGTGTTGTACGAGGTCGGCGGCGACCAGTCCGTCGCCTGGCGGGCGATGCTCGCCCACGGCGTGCTGGTGCGCGACGTCGGCCTGCCCGGCTGGCTCAGGGTGACCGCCGGCACTCCCGCCGAGACCGACGCGTTCCTCACCGCCATCGACAGGATTGAGCGCGAGGGGCCCGTCGCCCCGCAGTCGCCACGGATGAAAGGCACACCATGA